In Pseudomonas asiatica, the following are encoded in one genomic region:
- a CDS encoding ADP-ribosylglycohydrolase family protein, which produces MNRVERIKGCLLGGAVGDALGAPVEFLEWPVIEARFGAQGITDFSQAYGTIGAISDHTQMMLFTAEGLLRAFVLGSSRQACHVPSVIHHALLRWLTTQDYPSRTPVVTDGWLIKQVELWSRRAPDATCLNALRSSGRLGAIAENDSKGCGALVRVAPCAFFANAFDYAAQSGRLTHGHPTAYLAAGLFADMLQRIVDRQGSLEHAVTQSLARYGKVPGMEEICSLVERVLFFFYEGYAPTPQRIDDFAGGWAAEQVLAIALWCALTARSFEEGVIMAVNHSGDSNSTGLVAGHLLGAQYGAAAIPARWFERLELRQVIVQVAEDLERVPRDYCGVGGAFDEQIELAYPGS; this is translated from the coding sequence ATGAACAGAGTTGAACGGATCAAAGGCTGCCTGCTGGGTGGCGCTGTTGGAGACGCGCTTGGCGCCCCCGTGGAGTTTCTTGAGTGGCCCGTCATCGAGGCCAGGTTCGGTGCGCAGGGCATCACTGATTTTTCCCAGGCTTACGGCACCATCGGTGCCATCAGCGACCATACGCAAATGATGCTGTTCACCGCAGAAGGCCTGCTGCGGGCTTTTGTGCTCGGCAGCTCACGGCAGGCATGCCATGTGCCCAGCGTTATTCACCACGCATTGCTGCGCTGGCTTACGACCCAGGATTACCCCTCGCGGACTCCGGTCGTCACAGATGGCTGGTTGATCAAGCAAGTGGAGCTGTGGTCGCGCCGCGCCCCCGACGCAACCTGCCTGAATGCACTCAGGAGCAGCGGGCGGCTGGGTGCGATTGCCGAAAACGACAGCAAAGGCTGCGGTGCCTTGGTACGCGTTGCACCCTGTGCGTTCTTTGCCAACGCATTCGACTACGCAGCGCAGTCTGGGCGACTGACGCACGGGCATCCGACTGCCTACCTGGCGGCTGGGCTGTTCGCCGACATGCTTCAGCGTATTGTCGATCGGCAAGGCAGCCTGGAACACGCCGTAACGCAAAGTTTGGCCCGGTACGGGAAAGTGCCTGGGATGGAAGAGATTTGCAGCCTTGTCGAGCGCGTGTTGTTCTTCTTTTACGAGGGCTATGCACCCACCCCGCAACGCATTGACGATTTTGCCGGTGGCTGGGCTGCCGAACAGGTGCTGGCGATTGCCCTGTGGTGCGCGCTGACGGCACGCTCATTCGAAGAAGGGGTGATCATGGCGGTGAATCACAGTGGCGATAGCAACAGCACTGGGCTTGTCGCCGGGCACTTGTTGGGTGCCCAGTATGGTGCTGCTGCCATTCCTGCCCGCTGGTTCGAACGCCTGGAACTGCGCCAGGTGATCGTGCAGGTAGCCGAGGATCTTGAGCGTGTTCCACGTGATTACTGCGGGGTTGGTGGCGCGTTCGACGAGCAGATCGAATTGGCTTATCCGGGCAGTTGA
- a CDS encoding helix-turn-helix transcriptional regulator: protein MRILRMKTVIEITGLARSTVYKYVAEGIFPKPISLGGRSVGWLESEVHSWIQSRLVERN, encoded by the coding sequence ATGCGCATACTTCGAATGAAAACGGTTATTGAAATTACTGGTCTGGCCCGATCTACGGTGTATAAGTACGTTGCTGAAGGGATATTTCCGAAGCCTATTTCATTAGGCGGGCGCTCTGTTGGCTGGTTGGAGTCAGAGGTTCATTCCTGGATTCAGTCTAGGCTAGTTGAGCGAAATTAG
- a CDS encoding TM0106 family RecB-like putative nuclease: protein MQTRNGVQLYSASDICGFLECQHLTALDLQHLVAPMEKAPASEQNRLIQGKGLAHEATFLERLKRENAHVVDIAEGNPSFARRVELTIEAMKAGADIIFQASLQEGAFIGHADFLRKVPRASTLGDHSYEVIDTKLAKSAKAKFLVQVALYSRMLIAIQGIQPQFMYVVLGDSARTEQAFRVADYADYLEQVLQRFTAFVNGDGQPVTYPEPCGHCGFCVWRDRCDEQRLQDDHLSAVAGISRSQIKKLQAGGVTTLQQLANSTDDLRIPKLQVESLGKLRHQARLQFQGRSSDGPLFEFLPVVGKRRGFNRMPTAVEGDLFFDMEGNPLEEGGLEYLFGLYIDEGGHQSFKPFWAHSREAEKIAFEQFIDWVIAHLKRYPCAHVYHYASYEETAIKRLMSQHGTREAQVDWLLRNGKLIDLYKVVREAIRVSEPSYSIKNIEHFYMGQRDGDVTNAGASIVFYERWKETGESALLEQIERYNEDDVLSTYLLRNWLLSIKPSDASALSEPETESEKAVAEQKEIEVRLESYRDRLLAGLPAAECALSEADQVRLLTFQLLDFHRRADKPTWWQLFSRQDMTTEELLEDIESLAGLRRTKTPPEPIKKSFLFEYSFEPQESKMRTGSQGVITESLANVQLVNLDINACLAMFKATANNAPPDDFDMIPGRPIPSTSLREALFRYADSVLAGEQRFQAVSDFLHRRAPRVKDVQPGAPLLDPRLTTTDAIKQVVRNLENSVLFIQGPPGAGKTYTGSHVIVDLLKAGKRIGVTSNSHHAINNLLSAVESRAQAEGVAFKGLKKSSEGEGTEFTGCCIRSIEDKKDFLDVWGPGIDLTAGTAWLFADETFTEALDYLFIDEAGQVSVANLVTMGIAARNIVLMGDQMQLSQPVQGVHPGRSGDSILDYLLDGTPTIAPDRGVFLAQTWRMHPHVCSFISHAVYEGQLSSAPGTERQVLRLDGQRPDVPGSGLMFCPVEHDGNGQSSDEEAAYVKALYTYFLQQRYVDNTGEEHAVSLENILVVAPYNLQVQLLKQVLPAGARVGTVDKFQGQEAEIVIVSMATSNEDYLPRDIGFLYSKNRLNVAVSRAKSLACIVASPDLTAIRCQTPQDMNLVNGLCMAVRYGTVDETRQSQEVLL, encoded by the coding sequence ATGCAAACCCGGAACGGCGTTCAGTTGTATTCCGCCTCAGACATCTGTGGTTTTCTGGAGTGCCAGCACCTAACGGCACTGGACCTTCAGCATCTTGTTGCCCCTATGGAAAAAGCGCCGGCAAGCGAGCAGAACCGCCTGATCCAGGGCAAGGGGCTCGCTCATGAAGCGACGTTTCTTGAACGACTCAAACGCGAAAATGCTCACGTAGTCGACATTGCCGAGGGCAATCCGAGTTTCGCGCGGCGGGTGGAACTGACCATTGAGGCCATGAAGGCTGGTGCGGACATCATCTTCCAGGCTTCGCTCCAGGAAGGTGCCTTTATTGGGCATGCCGACTTCCTGCGTAAGGTGCCGCGGGCGTCGACGCTGGGCGATCATAGCTATGAGGTGATCGACACCAAGCTGGCCAAGTCTGCAAAGGCCAAGTTCCTTGTGCAGGTTGCGCTTTACTCGCGAATGCTGATTGCAATCCAGGGCATACAGCCGCAGTTCATGTATGTCGTACTGGGTGATTCTGCGCGTACGGAGCAGGCGTTTCGGGTCGCTGACTACGCCGATTATCTGGAGCAAGTGCTGCAGCGTTTCACGGCGTTCGTGAATGGTGACGGACAACCTGTGACGTACCCGGAGCCATGCGGGCATTGCGGGTTTTGTGTGTGGCGCGATCGCTGTGACGAACAACGGCTGCAAGACGATCACCTCTCGGCAGTCGCTGGCATCAGCCGCTCGCAAATCAAGAAATTGCAGGCTGGTGGTGTCACCACATTGCAGCAGTTGGCGAACAGTACCGATGACTTGCGCATCCCCAAGTTGCAAGTGGAGTCGCTGGGCAAGTTGCGCCATCAGGCGCGTTTGCAGTTCCAGGGGCGCTCCAGTGATGGCCCGTTGTTCGAGTTTCTGCCGGTCGTGGGGAAAAGGCGTGGTTTTAACCGAATGCCCACGGCGGTTGAGGGCGATCTGTTCTTCGATATGGAGGGCAATCCGCTGGAGGAGGGCGGCCTGGAATATCTCTTCGGTCTGTATATCGACGAAGGTGGTCACCAATCCTTCAAACCCTTCTGGGCACATAGCCGAGAGGCAGAAAAGATCGCGTTCGAGCAGTTCATCGACTGGGTTATCGCTCACCTCAAGCGTTACCCCTGCGCACATGTCTACCACTATGCCAGCTATGAAGAGACGGCCATCAAGCGCCTGATGAGCCAGCACGGTACACGCGAGGCACAAGTGGACTGGTTGCTGCGCAACGGCAAGCTGATCGACCTCTACAAGGTCGTGCGCGAAGCGATCCGGGTGTCTGAGCCCAGCTACTCGATCAAGAACATCGAGCATTTTTACATGGGGCAGCGAGACGGTGACGTTACCAATGCCGGTGCGAGCATCGTGTTTTATGAGCGTTGGAAAGAGACTGGCGAGTCGGCGTTGCTCGAGCAGATCGAGCGGTACAACGAAGACGACGTGCTATCCACCTATCTTCTGCGCAACTGGCTTTTGAGCATTAAACCGTCGGATGCGAGCGCTCTCTCCGAGCCTGAAACAGAAAGCGAGAAAGCTGTAGCGGAACAAAAGGAGATTGAGGTTCGTCTGGAAAGCTATCGCGATCGTTTGCTCGCTGGCTTGCCCGCCGCCGAATGTGCCCTGAGCGAAGCGGATCAAGTCAGGTTGCTCACCTTCCAGCTGCTCGACTTCCACCGTCGGGCAGACAAGCCGACATGGTGGCAGTTGTTCAGCCGTCAGGACATGACCACTGAGGAGCTGCTGGAGGATATCGAGAGCCTGGCCGGTTTGCGGCGTACAAAAACGCCGCCCGAACCGATCAAGAAATCATTTCTGTTTGAATACAGTTTCGAACCTCAAGAAAGCAAGATGCGCACGGGTTCCCAAGGCGTCATCACCGAGTCCCTGGCCAATGTGCAGTTGGTTAACCTGGACATTAACGCGTGTCTGGCGATGTTCAAAGCCACCGCGAACAACGCGCCACCGGATGATTTCGACATGATTCCCGGCAGGCCGATTCCATCGACTTCGCTGCGCGAGGCACTGTTTCGCTATGCCGACAGCGTCTTGGCCGGTGAGCAGCGCTTCCAGGCGGTGTCGGACTTTCTCCATCGACGCGCTCCGCGGGTGAAAGACGTCCAGCCGGGTGCGCCACTACTGGATCCACGCCTGACGACGACGGATGCCATCAAGCAGGTGGTACGCAATCTTGAGAACAGCGTGCTGTTTATTCAAGGGCCGCCGGGTGCCGGCAAGACCTACACGGGCTCGCACGTCATTGTTGACCTGCTCAAAGCAGGCAAGCGCATCGGTGTGACCTCCAATTCGCACCATGCCATCAACAACCTGTTGTCTGCTGTTGAGTCTCGTGCACAAGCAGAGGGCGTTGCATTCAAGGGGTTGAAAAAGTCATCGGAGGGAGAGGGCACTGAGTTCACTGGTTGCTGCATTCGCTCCATCGAAGACAAAAAGGATTTCCTTGATGTCTGGGGGCCGGGAATTGACCTGACTGCGGGTACTGCCTGGCTATTTGCCGACGAGACCTTCACCGAGGCGTTGGATTACCTCTTCATCGACGAGGCCGGTCAAGTGAGCGTGGCGAACCTGGTTACCATGGGCATTGCGGCACGCAACATCGTATTGATGGGCGACCAGATGCAATTGTCGCAACCAGTGCAAGGCGTGCACCCTGGCCGTTCCGGTGACTCTATCCTCGATTATCTGCTGGATGGCACGCCCACCATTGCGCCTGATCGTGGGGTGTTTCTGGCGCAAACCTGGCGGATGCATCCGCACGTTTGCTCATTCATTTCTCATGCGGTGTACGAAGGTCAACTGTCGTCGGCACCAGGAACCGAGCGGCAGGTGTTGCGACTGGATGGCCAGCGCCCGGACGTGCCGGGCAGCGGACTGATGTTTTGCCCTGTGGAGCACGACGGCAATGGCCAGAGTTCCGATGAAGAAGCCGCGTACGTCAAAGCGCTGTACACGTACTTTCTGCAGCAGCGCTATGTGGATAACACCGGCGAGGAGCACGCTGTGTCTCTCGAAAACATCCTGGTCGTGGCGCCCTATAATTTGCAGGTACAGCTGTTGAAGCAGGTGCTGCCGGCGGGTGCGCGCGTCGGCACTGTGGATAAGTTTCAGGGGCAAGAGGCAGAGATTGTCATCGTCTCGATGGCGACGTCGAATGAAGACTACCTGCCCAGGGACATCGGCTTCCTGTACTCGAAAAACCGTTTGAATGTAGCGGTCAGCCGGGCGAAGTCGCTGGCTTGTATTGTCGCCAGTCCTGATCTGACGGCCATTCGTTGCCAGACGCCGCAAGACATGAACTTGGTCAACGGCTTGTGCATGGCGGTCAGGTACGGAACGGTCGACGAAACCCGTCAATCCCAAGAGGTTTTGCTATGA
- a CDS encoding HEPN domain-containing protein, producing MDHQALKARHRQEREGHHPNLTLRVHRALSWLNRAEQADDLDGRFIFLWIAFNSAYAMDIDEQFRLSEQSTFKAFLDKLCALDTANLIENLVWSEFSGSIRALLDNPYVFQSFWDNQNGKISEQQWTERFASGRRAAQQALANRNTPAVLGVLFNRIYTLRNQVMHGGATWNSSVNRDQLRDCSNLLGKLVPVIILLMLDNPETLWGDACYPVVA from the coding sequence ATGGACCATCAAGCACTCAAAGCCCGTCACCGCCAGGAACGTGAAGGCCACCATCCCAACCTCACCTTGCGCGTTCATCGCGCATTAAGCTGGCTGAATCGCGCCGAGCAGGCGGATGATCTTGATGGGCGCTTTATCTTTCTGTGGATCGCCTTCAACTCTGCCTATGCCATGGACATTGATGAGCAGTTCCGACTTTCCGAGCAGTCCACGTTCAAGGCGTTCCTGGACAAACTCTGTGCGCTAGACACGGCCAACCTGATCGAGAACCTGGTCTGGTCCGAGTTCTCAGGCAGTATCCGCGCATTGCTGGACAACCCCTACGTATTTCAGAGTTTCTGGGACAACCAGAACGGCAAGATCAGCGAGCAACAGTGGACCGAGCGGTTTGCCAGCGGTCGACGAGCAGCGCAGCAAGCGTTAGCCAACCGCAATACCCCAGCAGTACTCGGTGTTCTGTTCAATCGAATCTATACATTGCGTAACCAGGTAATGCATGGGGGCGCAACCTGGAACAGCAGTGTGAACCGGGATCAACTGCGCGACTGCTCGAACCTCCTCGGCAAGCTGGTGCCTGTCATTATTTTGCTGATGTTGGATAACCCGGAAACGCTATGGGGTGATGCTTGTTATCCGGTTGTTGCTTAG
- a CDS encoding inovirus Gp2 family protein: MCRFSENRNLRLYSADTFQGMPIMGEKGPFILGYLEALSRTINLALDQYPRVIAFRVDLRLPRFGGIPDDALSNRVISRFIESFKAKIEHNREKAREKNKYAHDCRVRYVWARERSEAGRQHYHLLILLNRDAYYTIGRLQPQRPNMISRMQEAWASALKCEVEQVRGLVHIPSNAEYRVDREVRPGNVDYLPDLFHRASYLCKAATKRYGEGAHGFGFSRG, translated from the coding sequence ATGTGTCGTTTTTCAGAGAACCGTAATCTTCGTTTGTACTCAGCAGATACTTTTCAGGGCATGCCGATAATGGGTGAAAAAGGCCCTTTTATACTTGGATACCTTGAAGCCCTGAGTCGCACCATCAACCTTGCACTTGATCAGTATCCTAGGGTGATTGCGTTCAGGGTGGACCTGCGTCTTCCGCGTTTTGGGGGTATTCCGGATGATGCGTTGTCAAACCGTGTGATTAGTAGGTTCATCGAGTCGTTCAAAGCAAAAATTGAGCACAATCGTGAGAAAGCACGTGAGAAGAACAAGTACGCCCATGACTGCAGGGTGCGTTACGTCTGGGCGAGAGAGAGGAGCGAGGCAGGGCGACAGCATTACCACCTGCTGATCCTGCTCAACAGGGACGCCTACTACACAATCGGGCGGTTGCAGCCACAGAGGCCGAACATGATCAGCCGCATGCAGGAGGCTTGGGCCAGTGCGTTGAAGTGCGAGGTTGAGCAAGTGAGGGGCTTGGTACATATCCCGTCTAATGCGGAATACCGAGTAGACCGGGAGGTCCGGCCAGGGAATGTGGATTACTTACCTGATCTGTTTCATCGTGCCAGCTACCTTTGTAAAGCTGCGACGAAGCGTTATGGGGAGGGCGCTCATGGCTTCGGATTCAGCCGAGGATAG
- a CDS encoding WYL domain-containing protein: MKRKQSVEQVRWDLALRYRLIETVAWWEGRLTTGHLMQSFGISRQQASKDINTYITEHAPKNLTYDKQLKGYVPSKQFKPLFIDDSASAYLHLLYQNNERAPHIDGLALAYAHTKVLEVPDRPIRPEILRPLLKACREGLRLETEYVSFNTPNVEVRLIAPHTLVYTGMRWHVRAYCEKNGQYRDFVLSRLRGQPDLLDESPNTRELDEDWNVEIPVIFEPDGRLNEAQKAIIETDFGMTQGQLVVPSRRALVKYVLQRYQIDPRNLATSPEAQQVVVSNLKELRPWLMND, from the coding sequence ATGAAACGCAAGCAATCCGTTGAACAGGTACGCTGGGACCTGGCACTTCGCTATCGTTTGATCGAGACCGTTGCCTGGTGGGAAGGCAGGCTGACCACGGGGCACTTGATGCAGAGCTTTGGCATCAGCCGCCAGCAGGCATCCAAGGACATCAATACCTACATCACCGAGCATGCGCCCAAAAACTTGACATATGACAAGCAGCTCAAGGGGTATGTGCCGAGTAAGCAATTCAAACCCCTGTTCATCGACGACAGTGCCAGCGCCTATTTACACCTGCTCTATCAGAACAATGAGCGTGCCCCGCACATTGATGGACTGGCACTGGCCTATGCGCACACCAAGGTGTTGGAAGTGCCGGATCGCCCCATTCGACCGGAGATTCTGCGCCCCTTGCTCAAGGCCTGCCGCGAAGGCCTGCGCCTGGAAACCGAGTACGTGTCGTTCAATACGCCGAACGTAGAGGTTCGCCTCATCGCCCCTCACACGCTGGTGTACACCGGCATGCGCTGGCATGTGCGGGCCTACTGCGAAAAGAATGGCCAGTACCGCGACTTCGTGCTCAGCCGCCTGCGCGGGCAGCCGGACCTACTCGACGAATCGCCGAACACACGAGAGCTGGATGAAGACTGGAATGTCGAGATTCCGGTTATCTTCGAGCCCGATGGGCGATTGAACGAGGCACAGAAGGCAATCATCGAAACCGACTTCGGGATGACGCAAGGACAATTAGTGGTGCCCAGCCGCAGGGCCTTGGTGAAGTATGTGTTGCAGCGTTATCAGATCGACCCGCGCAACCTGGCGACGAGCCCTGAGGCCCAGCAAGTTGTAGTGAGCAACCTCAAGGAATTGAGGCCGTGGCTGATGAATGACTGA
- a CDS encoding dynamin family protein, translated as MSNPPAIHEQARSTLESLSRFWQFKRKKLAAELQGHLDDAQYQLDTFFSTNQQLSALCAGQNDEIGELKSRNGSLVDALQLETANLASTSEALAQEKGKLQKAMLALAQAKVYAKDLEERQAQAMTQIAGLEEHLADHKQELVDKERCIQELQHTLADTRQQIEALNNVKQRLTEQCAEQTEQIRTLESRNETLSDQLQAEQANTAELEARKDQALAEIATLQQQLADRKQALVEKEQRIAELGHTLSDAQQQIEALNDAKQQLAEQCTGQALQIDSLESDNEALTTQLQAERANAAELEERKAQALAQIAELETYLEEHKNQLISTEQNVDLLESLTEQLKASQQHLEDNYADINKQHLSLTEKFSLVSKVLAQQPPGNEELAKFADLINHDYMEFASRESSLAGEAQAVLDMQAILAEMQMLNNFPSIAGKTILSIAGGFSSGKSAFVNSFIRNPSVKLATGINPVTVVPSYVVCSEETRIKGYSYNGGAIDLEPSLYASMCHEYVQAFGFDLRRILPFISVKVPMDPELFGNLCIIDTPGYNPGTTGGAAASDRSTAASLVNQASALVWVIGLDPAGTIDQSDIEFIESTPFRAESLYIVLNKADVKSQDDILEIMEQVADDLSFAGIEYAGMCAYSSTRKKDYPSSGLTFEQFLRSINRKVDVVGKVNSKLDTVFDAYKQAIQADIAQLEGRKGEFNAFKLDALEIGGTALFDRIDRAFPISEQMFDSSGLEKLVDECEGLRRTLKLAARKALEVCELVRTRTSVESDDFLRTRIRR; from the coding sequence GTGAGCAACCCGCCAGCCATTCATGAACAGGCACGCTCGACGCTGGAGTCGCTGTCCCGCTTCTGGCAGTTCAAACGCAAGAAGCTGGCAGCTGAACTTCAGGGCCACCTGGATGATGCCCAGTACCAGCTCGACACGTTTTTCAGCACAAATCAGCAATTGTCCGCGCTGTGCGCGGGCCAGAACGACGAAATCGGCGAGCTAAAATCGCGCAACGGCTCGCTAGTCGATGCGTTGCAGCTTGAAACAGCCAATTTGGCCTCAACCTCCGAAGCGTTAGCGCAGGAGAAGGGCAAGCTCCAGAAGGCTATGCTCGCACTGGCCCAGGCCAAGGTGTACGCCAAGGATCTGGAAGAGCGGCAGGCTCAGGCCATGACCCAGATCGCAGGGCTCGAAGAGCACCTTGCCGATCACAAGCAGGAGCTTGTCGACAAAGAGCGGTGCATTCAGGAACTCCAGCACACCCTGGCCGATACTCGACAGCAGATCGAAGCGCTGAACAACGTCAAACAGCGGTTGACCGAGCAGTGCGCCGAGCAAACTGAGCAGATCCGCACGCTGGAGTCGCGCAATGAGACGCTCAGCGACCAGTTGCAGGCAGAACAGGCCAATACGGCAGAGCTGGAAGCACGCAAGGACCAGGCGCTTGCCGAGATCGCCACCCTTCAACAGCAGCTAGCAGATCGTAAGCAGGCGCTGGTGGAAAAAGAACAGCGTATCGCTGAACTTGGGCACACCCTCTCGGACGCGCAACAGCAGATCGAAGCACTGAACGACGCCAAACAGCAGTTGGCCGAACAGTGCACCGGGCAGGCTCTACAGATCGACTCGCTGGAGTCGGACAATGAAGCGCTAACAACCCAGTTGCAGGCAGAACGAGCCAATGCGGCCGAGCTGGAGGAACGCAAGGCACAGGCGCTGGCACAAATTGCCGAGCTGGAGACGTACCTGGAGGAACATAAGAACCAGTTGATTTCCACGGAGCAGAACGTCGACCTACTGGAAAGCCTGACCGAACAACTGAAGGCCTCCCAGCAGCACCTGGAAGACAACTACGCCGACATCAACAAGCAGCACCTGTCGCTAACCGAGAAATTTTCCCTGGTGAGCAAAGTCCTGGCCCAGCAACCGCCCGGTAATGAAGAGCTGGCCAAATTCGCCGACCTGATCAACCACGACTACATGGAGTTCGCCAGCCGAGAATCGTCGTTGGCCGGTGAAGCCCAAGCAGTGCTCGACATGCAGGCGATCCTCGCCGAGATGCAGATGCTGAACAACTTCCCGAGCATTGCCGGCAAAACCATCCTGAGCATTGCGGGTGGTTTCAGCAGCGGAAAGTCGGCGTTCGTCAACAGCTTCATCCGTAACCCGAGCGTGAAGTTGGCGACCGGCATCAACCCGGTGACCGTGGTCCCCAGCTACGTGGTGTGCTCCGAAGAAACCCGGATCAAGGGCTATTCGTATAACGGTGGGGCCATCGACCTGGAGCCCAGCCTGTACGCGTCGATGTGCCACGAATATGTTCAGGCCTTCGGCTTCGACCTGCGGCGCATCCTGCCCTTCATCAGCGTCAAGGTTCCCATGGACCCGGAGCTGTTCGGCAACCTGTGCATCATCGATACGCCCGGCTACAATCCGGGTACCACGGGTGGGGCCGCGGCCTCCGACCGCAGCACTGCAGCCTCCCTGGTCAATCAGGCCTCGGCGCTGGTCTGGGTCATCGGCCTTGACCCGGCCGGGACCATCGACCAGTCCGACATCGAGTTCATCGAGTCCACGCCGTTCCGCGCAGAGTCGCTGTATATCGTGTTGAACAAGGCGGATGTGAAGTCTCAGGACGATATTCTTGAGATCATGGAGCAAGTAGCCGACGACCTGAGTTTCGCGGGTATCGAGTACGCCGGCATGTGCGCCTATTCGTCCACGCGCAAGAAAGACTACCCCTCCAGCGGCCTGACGTTCGAGCAGTTCCTGCGCTCGATCAACCGTAAAGTGGATGTAGTCGGCAAGGTTAACAGCAAGCTCGATACCGTATTCGATGCCTACAAGCAGGCCATCCAGGCCGATATTGCGCAACTGGAAGGCCGCAAGGGCGAGTTCAATGCGTTCAAGCTAGATGCGCTGGAAATAGGCGGAACGGCGCTGTTTGACAGAATTGATCGAGCATTCCCCATCTCTGAGCAAATGTTCGATTCTTCCGGGCTGGAAAAACTCGTTGATGAATGCGAAGGCCTTCGTCGAACGCTCAAGCTGGCAGCTAGAAAAGCCCTGGAGGTTTGCGAACTCGTTCGCACCAGAACCTCTGTCGAGTCTGATGACTTCCTTCGCACTCGAATACGCCGCTAA